The following is a genomic window from Micropterus dolomieu isolate WLL.071019.BEF.003 ecotype Adirondacks linkage group LG12, ASM2129224v1, whole genome shotgun sequence.
TAATCCTTTTAAGACAGTCTAGTAATTTGAAGTAGACTCATGTTTTGTGGTTTTAGTAATAATTCATCAATCCGATGTGATCCTGTATTATGGTGTCTAACATTGTCTGTAACTGTGAACATCCAGTATCTTCACACGATAGGCTCACTTTGAAACTGTAGTGTGGGCTGGTGATACTGGGAGAACCTGTTTTGACCTGGCTGAAGTGGCCACAACAAAATTGAGAAACACCTAggcaaacatttaacaaaatatgtctttcaaaaccagaataaacCAAATTAAGAATTGTGACAAATTAAAGTTGTTCAGGTATGGGGTATGAACATCAGAGGCTTTCAGTACTGTCAGGACAGGATGATGGATgtagggatgtgtgtgtgtgtgtgtgtgtgtgtgtgagggtgttgCAACATAcaggaaacaaaacataaacaactaAAGTAAGCATTTCCAGAAACCCAACCAAACGATGACTGCCTTGGGTTGGGCATGGGGGCGTGCTCTGGATCTGGGGTCCTGGGGCCTGGGGTAGGTTGTCTCATCTCCTCTCAGGGGCCCTCTTCTGCAGGGGTGCTGCTGTCCATGGTTGTCAACTGCTAGTTGccttattttttatgtttttaagcataaataataacttatatatttacataaagTGTTCAGCTGATTGTCTCTTGTTGTCCCcccccctctttttttcccctctaagCCCTATCTTTGCTTTCTGTAACTGAtgtattttctctgttgtttcctGTGGTTTCTTGTTGTCCCCATCCCCCAccccgttctcttgcagatgctgtcctttctctgtggtgtctgtTCGTGTGATGTTTGTGCCCCCCACCTTAGTCGCGTCACCAGAAACTTTTCATaggggtggccagatggggccactAGAAATCCTGGGGTGCAACATCAAAACCAAAAGCCactgaatttcaggaattcATCATGCTTTTGTAGTACTGTACAAGACTTGACAAAAATATGACAGTTAAGGAATCATATACTGATAAactggtttcttattttacagtgaaTGTTGCCATCTTATGCGCATAGACTAATACCAACACAGTTAACATTTTGAGTTccataaaaaattttaaaagacaaatataCACTATAATTATATTTAAGTGCACTGACcgcaaagaacaaaacatttactggaaACAAGCCTACTCAAGTTTAAAAACATCACACATGGGCCttcaattatttttaatatagctgtacatatacacattttatacacagTAAAAATTTGTAATTGAGGCATACAGGACAACCAGCAATGTTTGGCTTGCAAACCATGTGAAACATTCATGTAAAAAAGCATGGGAGATTAACAACCCAGAATTATCATGGAGAGAAACATCAAAATCATATCACCATCTAAACTCCTCATTAAGCTACATTCTTTTCAGTACAGCTTTATTCACCTgttgctgtatttttgtaaagaAATAGACTATAGCAGgctacagtggatagaaaaagtctacacacccctgttaaaatgccaggttcttatgatgtttTTTGCCAATCTTTTGTCAGCCATTGTATTTTACTTCAGACAATCTTGATTAACTTTAGCACATAAAAACTGCACTCATGTGCTGCAGTGCTTACAGGTAATGGAAGTGCAATTTTGCAAAGATTAAATGGCTCAAGGAAGACAGTGAGGTCTATTAAACTGGTTGGTGTTTCCAAGCCACTAGTTTGCTTCCTATCAAGAACACGCTTTGGCTGAGGGATTTCATATTCTAGATGATCAGTGCTGCGGTCGTAACGCAAGGCAAGTGGAAACAGTTTTCTTACAAAATGTGGGATTTAAGGCTTGTATCCCTTGCATATGACGTATGATCAGCGGAGGGCATGcctaggacacagagagggggagcagTGCAGTCAAAAACAAtaatagttaaataaaaatccaCTGAAAAGCTGGAAAGCaatgagaaaagagagacatccaatacagtgaaataaaagtgataaaaatcTACCTACAGCTGAAAGGATGGAAAGCGGTGGTCATGGTGCCAGCTGAGGCTGCGACTTTTCCAGCTCCACATCAGCAgaaaagagagccaagagagtATGTGatgccaagaaacagagctataaaaggagttgaaagtcagttgttacatggtttcatgtcaactcgggtctctgttctgttaacagaatggggctctattttgcatCGATCTCTGACCATCTCCATTGGTTTTCTAATTGGTGTCTATTtctgttgataataaaaatcttggtaaaagttcaagctttcttatctggcccattTCTTGAATTTTTTACACAAAATTATTTGTCGAGCTGTGCCAGGAGAGTTGAACAGGGGCCAAAGGACCTTGACCAAGGACGGACAACCTGTTATAAATTTATGCATAATAGTGTGTCTGAGTACAGGATTCTCTGCCCAGGTGAAGTTTCTGAAAGCTTCCTCACCCTTGAACCTagttaaagtacaaaaataaattgttaaaagtTGAACCGAATTTGCTAAAAATGAACTAAATTCactaaaaaagagaaaacaaagttgTACACAAATTAAGAACCACTGGTGCGTCAGAGATGGGTGCAAACGTATGATTGATGTAGGCAGGAGCTGCGTATGAGTGTGACTAGTGTTTGTGCTAAATGTTTGTTAGGGGGGGTGgacagcaggcagagagaggaaaaaagagagcAGTTCAGCCCTAACTTTAGCTGATCCAAAAGTTATATGAGAGTTGTGTGATCTGTTGAGCCTTTATAATATAACAACTGGATAAGGAGGAAAAGTTCATTTGAAACAGCCTACTAAAGTACTATGATAATAAAGGAAATTTAGTTCAGAATAACAGGCTGAAGACACTTTTTGGTCGGAGTGAACTTATAAAGATATGACATCTAATAAAGTTTGCTAATTTATTGAAACATAGAAGTACAGGAGATAGGCAGCAATGTGAGGTATTATCTATGAAGGATTTACGTTAGAGAAGGGATTGAGAGCCATCAATTTTGTTTTAGATGTGAGAAAATTAATTTGATATTTGAATAGTTTTTAGTTTCTCAAGTATGGATTCAGTCACtgaagttagttagttagtagtGACTGTATTTTTTAGTAAGATCtgctttgattattttttagTTGAATAGCTCCTTGAGATTAAAGACAACATTTTTCAATGAATTGTCCCTAGATGAAGAAACGCATATACAGCAAGTGGAAGGAAGATATAAGTATGTTTGAAGGGCCAGTACAGGCAAAATAATTAGGGTCTTTAAAGGggggaaagaaaggagagatggaaaaagagaaGCTATATTAGATAAGGAAGAGACCAGCGCTAGAtttgaatagaaaaaaaaataacaactccCAAACAAAGAAGTGAAAAGTTAAAACAGATGGCAGAAAGACAAAAGTCTGCCCATAAACCAAGGCACCTGCAGAGCACAACATACCCAGAGATGACTAACGTATAACAGCGAGACAGAGCTACACTGGACACGATGACAGCTCTGGAGTTTCATGCTAGAGGAAGAAGGCGAGAGAGCAGCTTGAAAATGGACACAGCAGAATCTGTctgtgaggaagagagggagggccAGAAACGAGCAGTGCTACAGAGAGGCGTGccaacctgcttcaccacaGGCCCAACCCCACCTCCACTGACGTAAGTGTCTTTCCAGTGCTGAGGAAGCAGCCAGTCAGACCACACCTACCATCTACAGTTGAATCataaagaagaaaacaccaACTTAAAGACTGTGAACCTAACAGCACAGAGTTTAAAAGGTCAAGAAGGCTTCACAGGGAAATGAACTCCAGCCAAAATGCTCTCACATGAGACCAAGTGCTGACAGAGACATCACCAAGGAAGAGCTCTCTGTCTCATTTTCTGAAAAAGAACTGTTTGAAGACTGACCCCAAAAGAGTTTGGGTGGTGGAGTGTTGATAATTTGTAGGAGAAGAAAAATTAGAAAGACgggggaagaaaaaagaaaatagggaCTGACGTTAAAtccaaagaaaagaaagacaaagagtaAGTTTAGTTCAGGATTTATAAAATATCTAGATATGTctttaataattgattaattaacacAAGTACACTGAGTTCATAAATCTGCTGTcctacgctcctccaacaacCACCTGTTACtaaatttcagggaatttcaaAGGGATCAGAACACCAAGGAATGTTCATTCTACATTTGGCAAAAGCGTTCCTCGTGTTTTTAAACAGAGTTTTAGAAAAAGGGGATCAAGTgggattatttttatattataactGTTAGAGATCACTGTCTGCTCTGGGTTTGTGCAGAGGAACAGCCAGCGCAGAACTCCTCGCTGTTAGGCAACCTTTCAGGCTTGATTTTAAAGATGCCGAAAGTCTCATTGAAGCCTTTATAAATCAATTCCAGCAGCACATTGCTAACGTATGCTTAAATGTGATGATTGTGAGTATTAAATCATGATTGACCTTTGTCATGTATTCCACAGGAACAACCAAGCAACTGTAATGATAACCTAATAGACACGTGTTGTGTTGAACACCTgtgttaatttatgttttctttctgtttttgtaggtTATTAGTAAACTAGTTTGAAGTATGGAAGAATTTTAGTACCAATGAATAATGGAGTGCTATTTCAAGATTTCAATACACAGATATACAGGGGGTTAGAAGGGTTAGAAGAATTAAATCGCAAGCAAATAGAATATCTAGTAAGAAAAATCATGTTGAAAAAGATAGATATTTTCCTCATAAATAGAGACAATAGCTAAAGTTTCCTCCAcctgttgtgaattattttggagcattatagcctaaattgttatcattaattactagagcaatggtggtctacattgtcatcatttaaagtgttattttatagtgtaaagtttaactactgagtgtttaactactgagtgtttaatgagtgtgttcaaactcatattttattcttatacgctgtgtgtttatcatatattattcttattctctgtgaacgtgtgctttttaatgagcctacatgagcagagaagctgctcaggccgcgcaggcaaaacctagccaaccgtaacccaCTCATTAGAAGCAAGGCACGTGCagtaagtcacgtacgccagggctgagatcatcgcgaactgaagccaagaatgagatcatgacatgttgtgatttatggcACCTGGTACGGCTAGGTAatgcatgaaaccaagctttgcgctgccgaaagttaacttgtatgagacaaagcactctcatggttggcattgttaaatcatgtaattgttcattgaatcacgttatacatgtatgaaatatgttattccttatcaattcttttaaaaaatacgattgtaagtgtttaagttttaatggtgtcaaactatgcctgtataactttaaaaaagacggtgggactgaagttgaaacatattggtggatttctaatccagtaatgtaaaaaatataaagagagataaatggtaacaataattacatgtaataatagttaaaaagtggaaattgtaacattaatgaaagggttaatttggtaaaacagtacaagaaaaaggccactagatggcagtagaggataagaaGTCCACCANNNNNNNNNNNNNNNNNNNNNNNNNNNNNNNNNNNNNNNNNNNNNNNNNNNNNNNNNNNNNNNNNNNNNNNNNNNNNNNNNNNNNNNNNNNNNNNNNNNNaaagagagataaatggtaacaataattacatgtaataatagttaaaaagtggaaattgtaacattaatgaaagggttaatttggtaaaacagtacaagaaaaaggccactagatggcagtagaggataagaagtccaccaaaggggaggagtggtcagcgaacaccataggtggagttaagatgtaacgcccacctggaaggaggagataaggaggagttaagatgtaacgcccacctggaaggaggagataaggaggagttaagatgtaacgcccacctgaagggagggacaaggtggagcttaaggtgaatataaggcgatgttcgctgaccaccaactcggttccatcctgaggcctgcagggatgttgctcgggtttatcggtcctttattggaataaactcttttgcaccgactcttgaccgtctccagtgaagtttttgactacgccgtcttttgactaaagaagaaatctaatagagtaattttattgagtttattacgttggttagggtagggaccaggtcttttactggcccggccggtccttatttccgacccgacacaccctcctcctcttcctctccttccctctacATCGCTGGAGCTCTCGTGCTGCTCTCAGCTGAAGTTTTGGCTTTCGAGTACTTCTGACTCTCATGACAGGACTAAAAATTAATAACTTAAGTGACTCTCCAAAGGAGCTTGTTTTAGTGGTTGAGTTTTTTCCGCTAAATTATCATAGACACGTCTATCTACTATATTCACATGATAGTTAGGCTGTACAAACAAAGTTCATTTAGCCTACTATAAAACTGCATAATAAAACTATGCTAAATTAAAGAGACAACATGACAGTAAAATTAGATAAATAAAGCTATAACTCAGAAAAAACAGTAACCCGAACAGTAATAATATAGTGTATTATTAGCCCACTATATTTAATATCCTAAacacaaatctttttttcattttaaaattaagtaaGCTGTCTGACTAgagcagagaacagagaaatgatgataataatccGTAATTTGATTTGTTAGCTAGCGTTGGATGGTTGACTTTTCCACCAGTTAACTTAGTAGCTACATTTTGCTGTCAGCCGTTTAGTCCTGAGAActtagtgtacagtgggtttatttCTAGTGCCCGCTTTTAGATTAACTATTAAACACAGACGTTCAATATAGCTTAGGCTTATAAAAATGTTGAGTTGCTGAGGGAagtgtccatccatccatccaggtTAATTTTTCATGGTGGAAACCCACACGtttcacagtataacatcataACTACGAACGTAATCTGAGTACTACGTTTTACACAGTGTAACCTGATAACTAGAGAGTAATCTCATTGTTTCACAGAGAGAACCTAActagagagtaatctgattactgcgTTTCACAGAGTAACCTGAGATCACGAACGTAATCTGAGTACTACGTTTTACACAGTGTAACCTGATAActagagagtaatctgattactgtgtTTCACACAGAGAACCTAATAATtagagagtaatctgattactacGTTTCACAGAGAGAGAACCTAATAACagagagtaatctgattactatGTTTTACACAGAGTAACTGGATGActagagagtaatctgattactgtgtTTCACAGTATAAACTTAATTAaagagtaatctgattacttacTACTCAAGATCAAAACTGTGGCCTGTTGGGAGAGAAGGAAGATGCCAAGATGCCCCCGCGCTGGTCGCCGCCATCTTCTCCACTTAAATAGCAACCCTTAAGAGAGCAGCCAATCATCTGCCACCAGCTGGAACTGCAGCCACCAATCCCCCGCCGAGCAAAGACTTAATCCACCAATCACACTGATGTTATGGTACACACCTATTTAcctaaaaaaaacaggacaggaaacagaacaggTGTCATTAAACACTGAACATAAACTTCAATGTACATGatcagatctgtaccaaactttgcATGCTTGATAaaagtcccaccctgaacacacaaacatgccaaTAATCACTCAGAGTCAtagtgccacctactggcaacagcaAGTAAGCCCTTTGTCTTGTGATTTACATGTCATTTTCACAGCATGGTCCACACTTAAATTACTAGTACAGAGCATATAATTAGCGGGGACCACCCTGggcacacaggaagtgatgtttaACTCCTTTGTAAACACTCCAAAACGCGTAATAAATCAGAGAAGAGTCTTCCAACCTCTGGACACAGTGTCGTAAATCATGAAAGTTAGCATCCtgtgaaatacaaaataattttgttgGTTGTCTAATGACTCTGTAATTAAAAGTACTTCACTACTATCAGACCTCTTGTATGGCTgacaaaacaatgaatcaaaaatatcacatttgttttgcttattgttactTTACCTGAATATTTGCGCTTCACTTTGCTGAATGATGTATGTGCAGAGTTTCCATTCATCTTCTGAAAACGTTTCTCTGCGTTCACCTTAAATCTGAGTTTAATATGTGGTCGTGTGAACAGGATTTTGTGaatgcagtggataagacacatgccttggTGTGAGAGTCCTGTgatcaattcccactgtgacacatccaccaatgtggaTGACACTTAACCACTAGTTGTTCcggaggcgtgcgacctctgacataaatagcaattgtaagtcgctttggataaaagcgtcagctaaatgtataaatgtaaatgaaagccAATTTAGGTCCAATATGCAGTTAAGTAGGATCATTCTTGTGTCCAGTAGTTAAACTTTaagaatgaaaaacatttgcatattcAAGGCTTCTGAATTTTTAAATGTGAGAGAAAGAGTAGATTTTTTAGAAAGTAATTGAACTTTATTTGTaggaaaaacacataaaaaataaaaaatccttaTAACAGTGGACGTATAAAGTAATAGTACTAGTATAAGTaaatgcaaaacagaaaaatgaagtCAAACTACATTTTACTGTAATCAAAAATGTCTTTCCTGTCATcactttattttccatttgCATCAAGGAAAGCAAAATGTGAAAAGTCTATATaacttgaaaaatgtttttgtattgcaGACCCATTCTCCTTCAGTTCATCTTGTCTTTTTCCTTATCTCACGTCGCAACACTTTGAAGGAAAACTGTGGCCACAATATTTGTCGTCTGgcctttattttaaaaaagacaacagatAAAACAGTGTTAATGCTGAACAAAAAAATTAGATGTAGATTATTTGAATTAAAAGTGAATACAAACAGTTAGTCTCACCTCCTCCAACAGGCTCTGCAGGTCCGAGTCTGACAGTTGAGTCAGTGACTCTAATTCTATGTTCATAACAAGAACATAATctgttgacataaataaaacatgttacataaaTTGAAACACATGAAAATTGATTCCATTAATATAGCAAAGTATTCAACATCATTTGAAGTATAATAACTATAAATACTGTCTTTGCATCAGCTTATTCTTagttattatatttaatatatacaaAAATCCATACAAAATTGACGAAACACATTTATGAAACACATCAAATGTTTTCACCAAAAAAGTCACATGTATTTTCTGTACACAATACCACTTTGAAAACTTGTGAAATCATGTGTTTATAAAACTGTACAGTAGTGTTTACAATAATTTATTCTGTGGTTTTATATAAACCGACTGGTTTCTGTTATAGATACAGCTGAAGTAAACACATAGGGCCGGATTTACAAACATCCCGAAAAAGGGCATGATTTACAAAAGTGCAAGAAACACTTGGTGGTTTgcttgcaccttcctttcaaacgtattaaatacgtATAATTAGacttggtagatcacattgcgtgtagtaaataaatgtatttgcatgttacgcccccaaattgcatattcatttaggcaaaagtactaaatgaacaacaggcgctatcttgcacttttgaaagacgtcatacTGCGTGCACAcggttagtagatcagcttacgtgttaatttgctggtgagaTCAaatttgcacacgtttttactcagacaaacctttagtaaatcaggcccattgtaaataataaaaaacaagtacaagaaacatgagataaaaaaaaaatacagctgtgATCAGGATATCATTTACAGTCAAGCTGATGAAAATACATTAATGAATTGGGCACTCAAGGCAAAGGCTCAGACCatgtaatgaatgaaacaaatgcaaatacTTACTAGGGCCTTTGGTTGTAGGACAAAGAGTCAGAGATGTTTTGGAAagatgttgtttgtttacatggaaagaaaaatattttaagatgAATTGATTTGTTAAAATCTCTTCAAAATCAAACACTGCATTTGGATGATATATcataacttttaaaataaaatgaaactaatttttattttatacaaagaagaaaaataattataaaaatgacAAGATAACTTTATGTTAACAGTGTCTTTTTAAAGGTGCTCAGAAAAAAATAGGGAAGAGCAAAAGACAACATGAACTTAATAACATAAAGAAgcaatatgaaaaatgtttaaatgtaacaAGAAAAAACTGCTACTGCTGGTAAGTTCTATTAACTGTCCAGTAGATTCCCAAGTTGCAAGAAGAAAATGTTATGTCAAACATCTTACCAGTAAATGCAGTAATGCTCAATCCACTGCTTCTGAtgttctcaaacacagagaagagagtgaaTGTGTATTTAGTTGCAGCAGTGAGAGATGAGACTGTGTAAGTTACTGGTCCATCTCCATCTGGTGCAGTGATGTTGATCTCTGCACCATTAAACTGGAGAATAAAGCTGATGTTGTTGTTCACTTTGTTCCACTGCAGAGTGATACTGGTCTCATCTTGTGCTATTGATCTGAAGCTTTCTGCGTTTGGAGGAACTGAGACAGAATATTGATGTTAAACATTCACTTTACAGACAAGAAAAGTAATATCTTTAGgaatgtcatttttaaatactGTGCTTCTTACAACCTGATCACTAGATTTCCACATGTTCACAGGTTTATCTGCTGTATATAACCTTCTAAACAGCATTTAGCAGAAGAACGTTAAAAATACAGATCATTCTTGTTTCTGCTTTAACAGACTTGCCCAtgtgcacaaaaataaaacgtAAACTGCCTAAATGCAACAATGACtctttatacagtatgtgagcagaaataaaatgcattacttGTTGAGTAACAGATGAACGGGAAAGTGAGGGAGCAGTTATCATCTGACCACTGTCCTGAGTTATTGAACGCTGTGGTGACACACTGTGCTGTGCTGTCTGGTTGCCCCCCGGCCCAGTTTTGAAACAGAGACGTGCTCCCATCAGACCACAGTCGTTCCCAGTACAGACCGATCCACAATAAGTAAACATCTACCAGTTTTGAGATGATGTCATTTTCTGCCTGATTTCGTATGCTGTGGGAGAAACAGTAGCATATACACATCAAGGGTGAGTTGAGTATATCTGAAGAGGTAAAAcataacagacaaaagaaaatcagACAATGGAGTGCATTGTTAGTGATTGTTGGGAAATATAATATTGAAGCTTATGCGATTATTTTAGAATTTGGTAATGTGTTCTACCACCTGTCTTAAAATTACATAATCACCTATCGTTGTGATACTTCTATTACCAATACTGTCTGTAGTCATCACaatgatcatcatcatcatcattctaCGTGACTCAGCCCCAAGTGCCTTACAGTCATAAAAACGATTCAAATCATCTGTCAACAAGCTGAATTTCATCAACAGAACATACAGCAGTTCTTAAGTAGTTGTTTCAgtactgtattattttgtatgtgTTAGAGTCTTCATTAGTGCACACTGTACCTGGATAGATCGACATAATTCTCCCTGCAGTAGCTCTGAGCTTCGATCCAGTTCAAAAGTTTGTCAATCTTTACAAAGGATGATGTGCCATTTACTGAACCTggaaatatattaataaagagAAGTTATTAACAATGTGCTATGCAGAAGATCTATTTAGCCCTTTTTTCATTCTTACGATATAAGAAAACTCACCGTTGTAGCACACAAAGGGTTGAATGTTGTTGCAATTTATGTTATACCAAACGTTGATTCCAATCCCCACACATTCCTGTCCATTTACGGGATGTCCAGCAGCCCAGTTTCTAAACCCAGTATCTGCTTCACTATAGAAGCTGTTGTCACTCAGAGACCATCTCCAGTCTTTATTATAGAGGCCTATCCAAGCCTTGCCTGTTGAaacagatattttttatttaacacctGAAATTTGCTGgtgaattaatttaaaatgtaaatgacttCATTGACCACCCCTTAAATTATGTGTCTCCTCTATTTTTCATTGAGGGCTTTTGTTGCCAGGCTGTTGTGTACATACATATGATTATACATACggtatgtttatttatttgtaaatgtttccAACATTGAGAACTTGCCTCTGTAGCTCGGTGTGGTCCTGAGTATAGCATAGACATCACTTGTGGTTTCTATGGTGGCCAGGTCAGTGTAGACCTGTCTGCAGAAGCTCTGAGCTTCAGTCCAGTTCAGTGGCGTATTCACAAAGTAGTATTGACGAGTTTGCTCAGAGGCAACATTGACCAGTGCTCCTGAAACAAAGCATGGTTAGTTTTTTAtaacttaattattttataaagcATTTTAGACTCTTTCTCAGTGAACATGAAGAGGCACTATGCATGCAGCCATCCTGTGGGACTTTACAATACCTTTTCTTTGTTGGTAAGATTTTTGTATGCTATGTAGAACACAGCCAGATTCCCTTTTGTTTCATTCATGTCGAGGAGGTGAGTTCATACCCAAAAGCAGAAACTGCTTGTCTGAAAAGGCCTTCAACCCACAACTCAATGGAAGGGGGTTTTATTGCTATGAagaaatcacacacagacaaactaaTCCT
Proteins encoded in this region:
- the LOC123980806 gene encoding C-type mannose receptor 2-like; this translates as MDYGLIIFVLTGKQGFGSAVYPLTSLATWQEFQSGALVNVASEQTRQYYFVNTPLNWTEAQSFCRQVYTDLATIETTSDVYAILRTTPSYRGKAWIGLYNKDWRWSLSDNSFYSEADTGFRNWAAGHPVNGQECVGIGINVWYNINCNNIQPFVCYNGSVNGTSSFVKIDKLLNWIEAQSYCRENYVDLSSIRNQAENDIISKLVDVYLLWIGLYWERLWSDGSTSLFQNWAGGQPDSTAQCVTTAFNNSGQWSDDNCSLTFPFICYSTIPPNAESFRSIAQDETSITLQWNKVNNNISFILQFNGAEINITAPDGDGPVTYTVSSLTAATKYTFTLFSVFENIRSSGLSITAFTGPNYVLVMNIELESLTQLSDSDLQSLLEEARRQILWPQFSFKVLRREIRKKTR